From the Spiribacter sp. 2438 genome, one window contains:
- a CDS encoding universal stress protein — translation MFKKILVPVDLSHLDALQPGLTAAADLARHYGAEVCYFGVTATTPGTLARTPQEYHGLLEAFANEQAQVHGQTTSAHSTASPDPVADVDDAIVDAIAAVNADLVVMATHLPKHLDAVVPSHGTKVASSTDVSVFLVRQ, via the coding sequence ATGTTCAAGAAAATTCTGGTCCCGGTGGACCTGAGCCATCTCGATGCGCTGCAACCGGGGCTCACCGCCGCTGCCGACCTCGCGCGGCATTATGGTGCCGAAGTCTGTTACTTCGGTGTCACCGCCACCACGCCGGGCACCCTCGCCCGCACACCGCAGGAGTACCACGGCTTGCTGGAGGCTTTCGCCAACGAGCAGGCCCAGGTCCACGGTCAAACCACCTCGGCCCACAGCACCGCTTCACCGGACCCGGTGGCGGATGTCGACGATGCCATTGTCGATGCCATCGCCGCCGTGAATGCCGATCTGGTGGTCATGGCCACCCACCTTCCCAAGCATCTTGACGCGGTGGTGCCATCCCATGGCACCAAAGTGGCTTCCAGCACCGATGTCTCGGTGTTTCTCGTGCGTCAGTAA
- the recR gene encoding recombination mediator RecR translates to MAESRLVRELMDALRCLPGVGPRSAQRMTYNLLQHDRGGARRLAAALEAAAEGVGECRLCRTLSEHSVCELCASERRDGSVLCIVENPSDIQALEEATDYRGKYFVLKGHLSPLDGIGPLELGLDGLEARLGVGEVREIILATNPTVEGQATAEYVAEMARAAGVGVSRIAHGVPLGGDLEYVDSGTLSHAFAGRTALK, encoded by the coding sequence ATGGCCGAATCCCGGTTGGTGCGAGAGCTCATGGACGCCCTGCGCTGTCTGCCGGGCGTCGGGCCTCGCTCGGCCCAGCGCATGACCTACAACCTGCTCCAGCACGACCGGGGCGGAGCCCGTCGCCTGGCGGCCGCGCTGGAGGCCGCCGCCGAGGGGGTGGGGGAGTGCCGGCTCTGCCGGACGCTCAGTGAACACTCGGTCTGCGAGCTTTGCGCCAGTGAGCGCCGGGACGGCTCCGTGCTCTGCATTGTCGAAAATCCTTCGGACATTCAGGCGCTGGAGGAGGCCACCGACTACCGGGGCAAGTACTTTGTGCTCAAGGGGCATCTGTCTCCGCTGGACGGCATAGGCCCCCTGGAGTTGGGTCTGGACGGGCTGGAGGCGCGGCTGGGGGTCGGCGAGGTGCGGGAAATCATCCTCGCCACCAATCCCACGGTGGAGGGTCAGGCCACCGCTGAATACGTTGCCGAAATGGCCCGGGCAGCCGGGGTGGGGGTGTCCCGAATCGCCCACGGCGTGCCGCTGGGCGGCGATCTCGAATACGTCGACAGCGGGACGCTGTCCCACGCCTTTGCCGGTCGAACCGCGCTGAAATAG
- a CDS encoding YbaB/EbfC family nucleoid-associated protein, whose protein sequence is MKGGLGNMMKQAQRMQEEMQKAQAELAEMEVTGQAGGGMVSVIMTGRHEVRRVSIDESVYDDREMVEDLVAAACNDAVQKLEQVTQERMGSLTEGMNLPAGMKLPF, encoded by the coding sequence ATGAAAGGCGGACTCGGCAACATGATGAAGCAGGCTCAGCGCATGCAGGAAGAAATGCAGAAGGCCCAGGCCGAACTGGCGGAGATGGAGGTCACCGGCCAGGCCGGAGGCGGCATGGTCAGCGTGATCATGACCGGCCGCCACGAGGTTCGGCGGGTGAGCATCGATGAAAGCGTTTATGACGATCGGGAAATGGTGGAAGACCTGGTGGCGGCGGCCTGCAATGACGCGGTTCAGAAGCTCGAGCAGGTCACGCAGGAGCGGATGGGCAGCCTCACCGAGGGTATGAACCTGCCCGCCGGCATGAAGCTGCCGTTCTAG
- the dnaX gene encoding DNA polymerase III subunit gamma/tau, producing MTYQVLARKWRPRSFAEMVGQEHVLRALANGLANGRLHHAYLFSGTRGVGKTTVARILAKCLNCETHGVTDVPCGECSACTDIDAGRFVDLIEVDAASRTKVEDTRDLLDNVQYAPTRGRFKIYLIDEVHMLSTHSFNALLKTLEEPPAHVKFLLATTDPQRLPVTVLSRCLQFNLKPLLPKPIVDHLGRIAEAEGVSAEPAALQRLATAAAGSLRDALSLTDQALAFGAGALRDAEVRDMLGTLPQEHLCELLECLADGDGAELLAAVERLAEASPDFDEALSELLAVLHQLTLAETVPEVFDQETPQSQRLAQIVGRFDGPGLQLMYDIAVRGRRDLALAPDPRTGFEMTLLRMLAFQPEAGAADGSPPPAVKSSTARSSAAAPSGPQASAVAEAAESAEPASAEPVPAEADRTEPAPAEADPTEPVPAEADSAEPAPAEAAGAKPASAEAVDWHALVEALGVTGMARALADHCEWAGQEGDRVRLAIDEGHAHLVNPTTQTRLAKALAKRFGDGLRIDIQVGAAGGDTPAAAAERVENERQAKARAAIESDPNIQALRDTFGAEVISESIRPKQ from the coding sequence ATGACATATCAGGTGCTCGCCCGCAAATGGCGGCCCCGCAGTTTTGCGGAAATGGTCGGTCAGGAACATGTCCTGCGTGCGCTGGCGAACGGACTGGCCAACGGGCGCCTTCACCATGCCTACCTGTTCTCCGGCACCCGCGGTGTTGGCAAAACCACGGTGGCACGAATTCTTGCCAAGTGCCTCAACTGCGAGACTCATGGCGTCACCGATGTGCCCTGCGGTGAATGTTCCGCGTGCACCGATATCGACGCCGGTCGCTTCGTTGACTTGATCGAGGTGGACGCCGCCTCACGGACCAAGGTCGAAGACACCCGGGATTTGCTGGACAACGTCCAGTACGCGCCTACCCGGGGCCGCTTCAAGATCTATTTGATTGACGAAGTGCACATGCTCTCGACGCACAGCTTCAACGCCCTGCTGAAAACCCTCGAAGAGCCGCCGGCGCATGTAAAGTTTCTGCTGGCCACCACGGACCCCCAGCGTCTGCCGGTGACCGTGCTGTCGCGCTGCCTGCAGTTCAACCTCAAGCCCCTGCTGCCCAAGCCCATCGTCGACCACCTGGGCCGCATCGCCGAGGCCGAAGGCGTCAGCGCCGAGCCGGCGGCGTTACAGCGGCTGGCGACAGCGGCCGCGGGCAGCCTTCGTGATGCGCTGAGCCTGACCGACCAGGCCCTGGCCTTCGGCGCCGGCGCCTTGCGGGATGCCGAGGTGAGGGACATGCTCGGTACGCTGCCCCAGGAACACCTCTGCGAACTGCTGGAATGTCTGGCGGACGGCGACGGCGCCGAATTGCTGGCGGCGGTGGAGCGCCTGGCCGAGGCATCGCCGGATTTTGACGAGGCGCTGTCCGAGCTGCTGGCCGTGCTTCATCAGCTGACCCTGGCTGAAACCGTGCCGGAGGTCTTCGATCAGGAAACGCCGCAAAGCCAGCGGCTGGCACAGATTGTGGGCCGGTTCGACGGGCCCGGGCTGCAGCTCATGTACGACATCGCCGTTCGTGGCCGCCGGGATCTGGCGCTGGCGCCGGACCCGCGCACCGGATTCGAGATGACGCTGCTGCGGATGCTGGCATTTCAGCCGGAGGCGGGGGCGGCCGACGGATCCCCGCCGCCGGCGGTTAAAAGCTCAACGGCCCGATCATCCGCAGCGGCCCCTTCCGGGCCCCAGGCATCAGCCGTTGCCGAAGCCGCTGAATCCGCCGAGCCGGCTTCTGCCGAGCCGGTCCCCGCTGAGGCTGACCGCACCGAGCCGGCCCCCGCTGAGGCTGACCCCACCGAGCCGGTGCCCGCTGAGGCTGACTCCGCCGAGCCGGCTCCCGCCGAGGCTGCCGGCGCCAAGCCCGCCTCCGCCGAAGCGGTGGATTGGCACGCGCTGGTGGAGGCGCTGGGCGTCACCGGCATGGCCCGGGCGCTGGCCGACCATTGTGAGTGGGCTGGCCAGGAGGGCGACCGTGTTCGGCTGGCCATCGACGAGGGCCATGCCCACCTGGTGAATCCGACGACCCAGACCCGACTGGCCAAGGCACTGGCAAAGCGCTTCGGCGATGGTCTGCGCATTGACATCCAGGTGGGGGCCGCCGGCGGCGATACCCCGGCGGCCGCCGCGGAACGCGTGGAGAATGAGCGCCAGGCCAAAGCCCGCGCTGCCATCGAAAGCGACCCCAATATTCAGGCACTTCGGGACACATTCGGTGCCGAAGTCATTAGCGAATCCATCCGGCCGAAGCAGTAG